TGGAAGCTTTTGGATTATGTATCTGGGCGGCCATCCACTTGTAGCTGCGCACCTGGCCGTAGGGTATCTGCCGGGCCTTTTCCCAGATGGAGCGCTCAAAGGGCGAGGCCCCCCGCAGGTCCAGCGGGTAATTGAACTCGGTAGGCAGCCCGGCGAAATAACCGGCCAGATCCACCAAAAGATCCTCGAACCTGTCCTGGTCGTGGAGGAAGGTGAAATCGGACTTCCGGCTGAGGCTGGCGAAGTTCAACGCCAGGTCGTGCCGGCCCAGTGCCAGGTTGAACAGCCCGGCCGGCGTGGCGGAGATGAATATCTTTCCGATGGGGAATTCGTATTGCCCGTAGTATATGTTCATATTATGCGCGTGAAAAATTCTAACGTAACCACAAAGCATGCACTGAGCAACGCCGAAGTGACACCAAGACAAAAAATATTTATTTACTGAACTTTGGCAAAGGTGAAATTCAAAATCCTAATTTCGAAATCCGAAATCACCGCCTTTGGCGGGATCCCGATATTGCGGGACAAATTCCAATTACCAAATTCTAAACAGTTTTAAGAATTAAATGGGGTTTTGCTTTGGATTTGTTTTAAATTTCGTATTTCGTGCTTTGAATTTCCTCAACTTTGGCTTTTTGCCAAAGTTGAGTATTTATCGTATCATAGATTTTCCTTTTGTAAATACTCAATGACCTTGGCCGCAGTTTTGGAACCCAAAATTTCGGAAAGTCTTTCGGGGTCTGTTTCCCTGATTCTTTTAAGCGAACCGAAGGTTTTGAGCAAAAGTTTGGACTTTTGAGCACCGATGCCGGGTATCTTGTTCAGTTCTGAGTCTATGCCCTTCTGCCTTAGCTTGTGATGATAGCTTTGGGCAAAACGGTGCGACTCGTCCCGTAAACGCTGCAGCAGGTGCAGGGCCGAGGAATTTCTGGCCAAACTTACCACCTCGCCCCCGGTTAAGTAGATTTCCTCCAATCGCTTGGCCAGGCCGGCCACCATTACATTATAACCCTTTTCCCCGGCCAAATGCAAGGCCGCATTCAGCTGGGGCAGGCCCCCGTCCACCAGCAGAAAATCAGGGTGCGGCTCGTTCTTTTCCTCCTGATTCTCCCAATACCGTTCTATGGTCTCGCGCATCATGGCCGGGTCGTTCACGCCCTCCACTGCCTTGATCTTGAACTTCCGGTAACCTGATTTGAAAGGCCGGCCGTCTTTGAAACTGACCGCCGAGCCCACCGCATCGGTGCCCGAGATGTGCGAGATGTCAAAAGCCGTGATGCTGCGGGGCAACGCCGGCAGCCCCAGCGCTTGCTGCAACTCCAGCAGGGGTTTAACGGTTTTGGAATTAAGCTCCTCCTTCTGGGCCACCATTTCATCCAATTTAAAGCCGATCTGTTTCTGGGCCAGGTTCAGGAACTTCTTTTCCAAAGTCGTGGCCGGACGGACGATGGTCACTTTCTGGTTCTTGAGACGGCTCAGCCATTCCTCTAGTAGGTTATGGTCTTCCGGAAGTATGTCCAGCAATATTTTCTGGGGTATGGTCAGAACTCTTAGATAGTGCTGTTCCATGAACCCCGGCCACAGTTTGCTTTCCTCCAGTTCCAACGGATTGTCCAGCGCCCGGTCCAGGCGGGCAACCAGCCGGCCCTCCCGGAATTGCAGCACGGTAACAAAAGCCTGGGCTTTAAGCCTTCCCATGGCCATCACGTCGCAGTCGGCCTCGTCGGGCAGGATTGTTTTCTGGTGGGCGGTCACCTTCTGAAGATTTTGCAGGTGGTCGCGCCAGCGGGCGGCCGCTTCAAAATCCAGTTTTTGGGCGGATTCGTCCCGCAACCGTTTCAGCTTCCGTTCCAGCTCCTTGCTGCGCCCGGTCAAAAATCCCACCGCCGACCTGATCATGGCCTGGTATTCCTGCTCCGAGATGTAGCCCTGGCAGGGGCCGTAGCATTTTCCGATGTGGTAATTCAGACAGGGCCTGGAAGGGCCTTTGTCCGGCAGTTGACGGCTGCAAGAGCGCAGGGGAAAAATGGTCTTCAATAGTTTCAGGGTGCGCTTAACCGCCGTGGCGTCGATATAGGGCCCGAAAAGTTTTGAGCCGTCATCGGACAGATTGCGGGTGGAATATATTTGAGGAAAGGTTTCCCGGGTTACTTTGATCCAGGGGAATTTCTTGTC
Above is a genomic segment from candidate division TA06 bacterium containing:
- a CDS encoding methylated-DNA--[protein]-cysteine S-methyltransferase → MNIYYGQYEFPIGKIFISATPAGLFNLALGRHDLALNFASLSRKSDFTFLHDQDRFEDLLVDLAGYFAGLPTEFNYPLDLRGASPFERSIWEKARQIPYGQVRSYKWMAAQIHNPKASKAVGRALGMNPLPIIIPCHRVIMHDMSLGGFSAGAGWKEKLLMQERGELRIL
- the uvrC gene encoding excinuclease ABC subunit UvrC, which produces MSNILSKIQNFPQQPGVYLFKDAAGGLIYIGKAKGIKDRVLDHLRNNIDPKEMRMVSLTTDIDYILTDSEIEALILEAQLVKKHQPKYNINLKDDKKFPWIKVTRETFPQIYSTRNLSDDGSKLFGPYIDATAVKRTLKLLKTIFPLRSCSRQLPDKGPSRPCLNYHIGKCYGPCQGYISEQEYQAMIRSAVGFLTGRSKELERKLKRLRDESAQKLDFEAAARWRDHLQNLQKVTAHQKTILPDEADCDVMAMGRLKAQAFVTVLQFREGRLVARLDRALDNPLELEESKLWPGFMEQHYLRVLTIPQKILLDILPEDHNLLEEWLSRLKNQKVTIVRPATTLEKKFLNLAQKQIGFKLDEMVAQKEELNSKTVKPLLELQQALGLPALPRSITAFDISHISGTDAVGSAVSFKDGRPFKSGYRKFKIKAVEGVNDPAMMRETIERYWENQEEKNEPHPDFLLVDGGLPQLNAALHLAGEKGYNVMVAGLAKRLEEIYLTGGEVVSLARNSSALHLLQRLRDESHRFAQSYHHKLRQKGIDSELNKIPGIGAQKSKLLLKTFGSLKRIRETDPERLSEILGSKTAAKVIEYLQKENL